In Actinomadura luteofluorescens, the sequence ATTCCGTGCCGGTCGATGCCGTAGAACGGGCCGGCGACATGGACGAAGCCGGCGGCCTGGCCCGCCGCCGCGCAGGCGGTCGCGGCCTCCAGGTCATCGACCACGACCTGGAGGTCGATGATGTCCTTGGCGGGCAGGCCGGGCACGGAGGTCGACCCGATGTGATCGATCCGCCGGGCATGCGCTCCCAGCACCGCGGCGAGACGCCTCATGAGCCGGTCGGCTTGGACGGGCCAGGACGGGTCGGGCTCGGCCACCATCGCCGTCCGGCAGCCTGGGAGCGCGCCGGCGTTGGGCAAGATTGGTCGCGAACGGCGCGATCCGCTGCCGCCACAGGTCCTCCAGCTCTTGTCGGCCATCGGTTACGGAGACCCAGGCGTCCACTTCCGGGTCGCGGCCCGCTCGACGCTGGTCGTGGCCCGCGTCCACGCCGATGACCAGATGGCAGGCGCCGGCCTCCGGCA encodes:
- a CDS encoding GrpB family protein — its product is MPNAGALPGCRTAMVAEPDPSWPVQADRLMRRLAAVLGAHARRIDHIGSTSVPGLPAKDIIDLQVVVDDLEAATACAAAGQAAGFVHVAGPFYGIDRHGIRHDEQVAVDADPRRPTNVHFHPLASPIWREMLLLRDWLRADRRHRDEYASLKRALAGRPGHDVDDYGRDKMPWISQALARAERWARGESGPGPSDRL